The sequence TTTGCAACGTTTTCGCTGTTAGTTGGGCATAAAATAtggacaacaacatgattggtTTCACTACATCTTCCGGCAAAAGGTGTtgaatacccacaggaagtaggtGTTGCAtaacacatggcagtcatggctctttagtccagtaaatttacccccgtCAACATTTACGCAACACccgatattagaagcataccaATCGGGAAACATTACAGatgatacaaactttagaaaatcttttttgtcattcggtctcatggaaaaaaaatgcaagatcccttctagctttatcactgtccttgttcatccataaacctcttcgtatgcccattctttccaaatcaagacgagcTTTGATTGTGTCTTTTATCTTGCCCATCAATGTGCCAAAGACATTTTTCTTAACATGCATAAAGTcgagattgtgcctcaattttagtttcgaccaatatgggagctcaaaaaacataggcttgtgcgtccagttcaaatgtgtagaaggtttggtccgactaactgtttttccgaacggagcaaaatccaaacggttaagctgttccaagatctcatcatcggaacattctctaggtctgaggcgatgctctgtgttcccgtcgaactttttatcattttcCCTCCACTCGTGGTCCCGTGGCAACCATCTCCAATGACCaagataacaaaattttccaaCGTGCCAATCAGAAGTTACACCTTCTTTGCATACAGggcatgccatataaccctttgtgttccacccaaaaaccattgcatatgcaggaaaatcattcacagttcacataactgctgcccaCAAAGTGAATATCTTCCCAGTggatttatcgtacgtgcgcACACCGTTTGTTCATAAATCCTTGAGCTCATCAACCAACGGCCTTAAGTAAACATTGATTGACTTtccaggatcctcagttatcaaaacaatcatcatcatgtaccttttttttaatgcatttCAAAgacggcaaattatatggaaatacgaaaatcggccaagtgttGTGGCGTTGGTTTAGAATCCCAAAtggattgaatccgtcagtggcaagtcccaatctaacattttgGGGATCAACAACAAACTTtgggaacgttcgatcgaactctttcaaTGTCTCCCCATCTGCacgatgccgcatcacattgTCGTCtaccgtttttccttatgctaTCTCATGTttgtggcagtatgcgtcgacatatacaatcgttgcaacctaggtttcaggggcagataacgcatgactttttttgtgggatcttagtcattctattctgagatgtcattttgaacctcgactcattgcatatagggcatgtatctAATGTTTCATactctttgtagaataacatgcaattgtttttgtaAGCGTGAATTTTTTCATAATCCAATCAAAGACCATTCAACACCTTATTCGGAATGAATAAAATCTCCCCAAGTAGGATTCGAACCTACGACCAGTCAGTTAACAGCCACCGCTCTACCATTGAGCTACTGAGGAACAACAGGAGATTAgatatcaaattttcttcacCGATGATCTGAGGTTGGAACATAGTTGATGTTAAATATAAAGGATCTACTACTGGATAGATAACTTTGGCAGCTAATCTTTAGGCAAACAATTGTCATTCcaaagcattctcttgaaaactcccaaaaagtaatcgaaatacaggttcgacatacgatactttatttttctgtaGCTCCACAATCGCCGTGAGAACTGAAAaactctcgcaccccgggtataactcttggttggcaatTTTTAACAGTTGTTCATATTGTTCGAACTCTGCACTGTCCATTGGGataggcacgtcatcttccccttcctgattgatgttgggcgatgcaaatggaaaaacatcatttataatatccatgacttatTCATTAAGATCCAAAATAGGTTCAATATTGTCCACTCTTatggcatttgaagacgaagcattgtctaattgttccccgtgaaggttccaaaagctatatgtctcaatcattTCATGCCTtgctaaatgaaatccaacattttcaattgtctcccacaacatgttgttacacctcctacaaggacaactgattctagttgcacctgGGTTGTGTGTACGTGCAAACTCAGTATAATCCTTGATTCCATTCAAGTATTCGTatgcgcatctattcgggttctgtatccacctcctgctcataattcctggaaccacaatcacaacacaacaatcacaacaacttcatacgaagtcataatgtcaccttatgtctccggtaagggccctatcccattcgaaAATGCATAGTCATGTCACGTAATTTACGGGtgcatgagattagatttcgacgtggATGAATTTCAGTAGCATCTCGATACAGTTGTTGAGGTGTAACGTAGGTATAAAATATCTACGTACCACTCGAAGAACGTACAGAGATGACACCAAAATCTCCAAAAttgaaacctaatcctgtagccatACATCACGTGACATGACTATGCATTCCCAAACtatccaaataatgggacaattcaagaattaattggaccgcagtcatgctttacgcatccatgcacgaaatccaactaatctcaaACGGGAAACTAAGGGGGGTGTATCCAATTATAACTTTTAATGAGTTTTAATGAGTTTAAAAGTCTGAAggtattcaattgtgacttttaaatagtctttaaaagtttagttgtattcaattgtgagttttaaagagtatttaaaagttttgaGGTATCCAAAATATTAATGCCTTTTAAAAACTTTGTTAAATAAATGACTTTTCAATACTTTTAAAGGTAATTCTTACTACCAAAAGTCTTGCTAATTTACACCAGactttatgaaaatattggGAAGTTGAGAAGATAGAACCAAAAAGTCTCCAAACGTCTCCAATTCTTTCTTCCCTTGTTATATCAAGCATCAAGCAGATagatcttttttcttcatggttAGGGCTCTACTTTGGTATCCCATTGTCATCCACTTCCTTCAGGttagtaaaaaaatattgaatatttttcttctcttctcatcCACACGTTTATTATTGATGAATATTTCTTCTATTAGTAAAAAAAGCTGTGTttgcatataaatattttattatattgattGTCGCATATGCTATGTTTgcttataatattttattatataatttgttgcCCCTAAACccattaatttattctttAGGTACTGTTTCTTTACCATAATTCGTTAGGtggataattttttcatataatatttaCATCCCACATATTAGGTTAGGAGAATTGCTAGAATATAGACTCTTTTGTAATCTAACCATTTCTGTTGATTTGTGAGTGTTTATGAAATATTATTGATGACTgagtaatatttatttattttgataagAATATGTTACTTGTCTATGTGATTagatttgataaataaaaatttaaaaggtgCATTGGATGCAGTTTACCAATAAGCTATTATgaaaatatacacaattaATAAGGATTTGTACGTGTGATATAGTAAAAGGTGTAATTGcttccaatttttattttaggtgGTTCACATATGATGTCTCAATCGATCATGCATGGAGATAATAGAGCAGAGGAAGAGGAAATGGAGGGAGAAGAAATGGATGAAGAATTTTACGAAACCATCAAGCATTTACAAATGGCAATGGAAGCAGTGGTCCAAGTGCTACATGAGCTTATGGTTATCATGCGTAGTGTGCATATTGAGCGTCCATTAACTCGACGACCAATTACTACAAGTGGGTATGATTATATACATAAAATATTACATGAAGATCCTGAAGAATTTCGACAAGTCTATAGAATGTATCCAAATGTGTTTCGGAAATTATGCACTATCATCAGAGACAAAACACTCCTACAAGATACAAGATTTATTTGTGTTGAAGAAATGCTTGCTACATTTTTACTCACTGTAGGTCAAAATTCTCGATATTGTCTTACCCGAAAGACATTTGATCGATCACATTTTGCTACTAGCAAAAACTTCAACAAAGTCTTGAAGGCATTGAACACGCTAGCACCAGAAATGTTGGCTAAATCTCGATTTGCAGTGCCAGCTAAGATAAGAGAAAGTACACGATTTTACCCCTACTTTAAGGtaatggaatttattattataagtattattgttattattccAACAAAAACTATGTTTTACTTATAATTTCTTATTAATTCATTTCAGGATTGCATTGGAGCTATTGATGGTACACATATTCTAGCCATGGTAAAGGGATGTGATGTAAGCAGCTACCGCAATCGTCATGGAAAGATATCACAAAATGTATTAGCAGCATGTAACTTTGATTTGGAGTTCATATACGTGCTCAGTGGATGGGAAGGTTCAGCTCATGATTCAAAAGTGTTAAATGATGCTTTATCAAGGAGGAATGGACTCAAGGTACCACAAGGTACACTCTTAtctctttgttttattattatcattcaTTATATCATGCTTTGcatacaaattatatatatatattatgattaGGTAAATATTTCTTAGTGGATTGTGGATTTCCAAATCGACGTCAATTTTTAGCTCCATTTCGAGGGGTACGATATCATCTCCAAGATTTTGCTGGTCAAGGTCGTGACCCCGAAAACGCAACTGAGTTGTTCAATCTTCGCCATGCTTCCTTGAGGAATGTAATTGAGAGGATATTTGGGATATTTAAATCAAGATTCACAATTTTCAAGTCAGCACCTCCATTCCCATATAGGACTCAAGCAGAGGTTCTGTTAGCTTGTGCAGGACTACATAATTTTCTTCATAGGGAATGTCGTTCTGATGAATTTCCTATTGAACTAGAGAATgagtcttcatcatcttcaccaTTACCAGGGAATGAAGGAGATAATGTGGAACAAGTTTTTGaaactcaagaacaacaaCGAGAGAATGCTAATGAATGGAGAGTTGGTATAGCTTCTGACATGTGGAGAAATGCCATGCAAGATAATAACGGAACTCAACGGTAATGAgcattggaattttcaaaaGGAATTTGTATTATGGTTTATTCACCGTCATTGAAATGAATCATGGCTaagctttttttaaaactgaaCATGGATAGTTGAACGCCAATTATTTCCTTATGGTACATTTTCAAATGTACTTTgtcatttttatcattttctaatGTTAAGGAGAACTATTCTTTGCTTTTATGTAATTGTAtccaattgtttttttccctaattttttgttcaatgTATGTCACTTAACTTTATAAAGTATGTAAAAGTCATTAAGAATTTGTCAACTAGAAAAGTCATTCACTCAAAAAAAGTCTTTAAAAGTTAGAAAtctaaactaaaaataataaaaaaaaaaaaagttaatgaaAAACTTGTACATCATAATATGCTACGtgtaaaaaatttcacaaaaaaaaataaacctaaCAAACTAAGTTtaacataatataattaattttatatttttaaaatataaaacaaatcaaataccttctcaatcgttcttcACCAATctctaattacaaatatccctaaaGAAAACGaaattaatagcgttagtatgaatttacattaatacttttaaactaacgacataaaatacttacccaaTGAACGTGCTGAATTcccagcagaagcagaagcagaagcagaggcagaggcagagctttttttttgaagtctGCCTCTACAATGGCAGAATCCAAATTACATGAAGAAGGGTTTTGAGCGACGAATCTTGATTCGTCACGCAAACTGTCATTgtgcaaaataaaattttcgtTGTGCTGAACCTCATTTTCGTCACACAAGTGGTCCATTTCTTCACCCAAAATACATTTTTCGTCACGCAAGTACGTGTCGACATccaacttttgcgcgacgacaaaatattttcgtcgctcaaactttcgtcgcgcaatttcTCAATCTCATTGGGCAAAAGACAATTTTCGTCGCCCATGAACATGCCGACATCAACCTTTACACGACGACATATTTTTCCGTTGCGCAAGTATTTAGtgccaaataaaaaaatcccacgtttttcttacgcgacgataACGTTTgtcgtcgcgctaagttgtctttttaCGACGACAATTGTTGTCGCGCAAGTTTTTGGTGGCAAATACAATAACCCGCGGTTTTTAGTCTAACGTTATGCGACAATAACAATTATCGTCGTGCTAGGTCTTCTTGCGTGATGATATGTGTCGTCGCACAAGTGCTTGGCGCGAAAACAAAAGAACCCGCGTTTTTCTTCcttactttgcgcgacgatgacGATTTTGGTCGCGCTAATTCTAATGGCGCGAGGAAAGATTTGGTCGCtcaagttttggaaagtttgcgcgacgaattatttttttcgtcgTTGGAATGTTTCTTGCGCAATGAATTTGTCTTCGTTGCGCAAAAAATcatcgcgcaaatagtaaaatgtagtagtgtaaCCAAACACATGGCGTTACCAGTCGAATTGTGGGGACCTAATAAGTACTTAATCGTGCTATATATGTGGCTTTTATTTTACTCATATCATGATATATATACCAATGATTTCCAAAATCTTCGTCCATGCTAGTCAATGTTGACCTTCTTATTGGTATATACAGTGGATATATATGGCTCCAGAATATGTAATGCATGGGCAGTTTTATGTTAAGTCTATTGTCTATAGTTTTGGCGTGTTGATTTTAGAGATTGTAAGTGGGCTGAAAAATAGTTGTTTTTGTTGTGGAGAGAATGAGGGGGATCTCTTAAGCGATGTgagtatttatatattagtgAAATTGAATGCaatgaaagaaacaaatttttttctcaaattaatttatgctaattcataaattattgTAGGCATGGAAAAGTTGGAGGGAAGGGACAGCTTCAAATCTAATAGATCCCACCTTGAGGACTGGTTCAAGAAGTGAAATAATGAGATGCATCCACATTGGATTATTATGTGTGCAAGAAAATGTGGCTGACAGGCCAACCCATGGCTTCTGTTATTGTGATACTCCCTCAGTCTCCCTGTGCCCTCACAGCCAGCATTTTTTCTGCTCAACATCGTTGAATTCGACATGTCTTTGGGATCGGAGGGCAATTCCAGGTAAACAAGGTTGGATCGATACAAGAACAACTCTAACAAAGCACCCAGAAAATGAGGCTTCGTTAATTATATCCTCAATAGTGCTTGATGATTTATGGAAGCtaatatatgaaaaagaaattatattgATGTAATTTAGGTAGGTTCAAATTAAACTGTGTGGTTGCTTCATTGTTCAGGTAGGTTCTTAATAAGTAGAGTGCAATCTTTTGGAAATATTCTTTTTAGGGTTATGGGTTCTTGGCTCCATTTTGTAGCTGGCTTCGCccatgaaattggtttagggctCTAAACATTTCAGTTGTAATCAAAATAAGCAGTGATCAATGACGACTACACAAGAAACATGGTCAATAGATACTTTGACAAAGGCATGATGCATGCATGTGCCTTTtgttaataattttataaataaccCAAATTGTTAATTAGAAGTGGAGAGGAGACTTAATTCGAGGTAAGCAGGCAACTCTAGTGAACATTAATCATATTATTCCATTTGATAGGCATTTTTAGATTTTATTATGCTACAACCGcttaatttagtttttgttaaATTGTTCCTCAGGCGGCGACGATACAGATGAAATTAGATTTGCAAAATTCGACTCAGCCACCATTAGAGTTTCCACAGATGACTTTTTCGAAGCAAATAAACTTGGAGAGGACGGATTTGGATCTGTTTACAGGGTAATGACAAGTTAACAAGAACTTAACTTTCATATTTCTTGAATGCCACTTAtctcatatttgttttttcattttgtaccTACATATTTTTTCAGGGCAGGCTTTTCAATGGAGAAGATATAGCTGTAAAAAGACTCTCTACAAACTCTGGACACGGAgatttagaattaaaaaatgagGTTTGTTAGTGGCTAAACTTCAACACCGGAATTTAGTTAGACTCTTAGGTTTCTGCTtggaaggaattgaaaagCTTATTGTCTATGAATATGTCCCTAATGCAAGTCTCGATCACATCATGTTTGGTATGTCTGGAATTATACATTGTTTTCGTTTGACTTCGAatgtttattataaaattccaATTGTGTGACATACATGCAAACAAACATTGTAATTGAAGTCTTGATTTTGCATTAACATATTAGCACACCCAACAAAGCGGGCACAACTAGATTGGGAGAGGCGCTACAAAATCATAGTAGGCAGTGCTCGAGGCCTCCTTTATCTTCACGAAGATTCCCCCCGCCTTAGAATTATTCATTGTGATCTCAAAGCTAGTAACATCTTAATAGATGCAGTaatgaaccccaaaatttcagattttggcaTGATAAGGTTGTTCGTGCCTGATCAAACGCAAGGCAATACTAGTCGGATTGTCGGGACCTAGTAAGAATTTGCACTTAACTGCATGTGGGCTTATGTTTGTTATGTCAACAATTTCCTTTCCTTATGTGTTGGTGAAAGCTCacattctttttgttgatatGCAGTGGGTATATATGGCTCTAGAGTATGCATTTCATGGACGCTTATTTTCTGTTAAGTCCGATGTCTACAGTTTTGGCGCGTTAGTTCTAGAGATAGTCAATGGACAAAAAATTAGTTGCTTCCAGCATGGCGACAATGTGGATGGTCTTCTAAGCTTCGTAAGTGAAATATAATATAGTTTTGGCATCTCAATACAACTGAGTGCAacgaaataaagaaagaaaacttatCTCTGATCAATTCTGCAAATTCATAAATCATTGCAGGCCTGGAGAAGTTGGAGGGAAGGGACAGCTTCAAATCTAATAGATCCCACACTGAAGACTGATTCAAGAAATGAAATAATGAGATGCATCCACATTGGATTATTATGTGTGCAAGAAAATGTGGCTGATAGGCCAACCATGGCATCTGTTAATATCATGACGAATAGCTACTCCCTCACTCTCCCAGTGCCCTCCCAACCTGCATTTTATTTGCATAGCAGCATTGGATTGGACATGTCGTTACGATCTGAATATAATTCAGGGGCAACAAGGTCAGATCGATCCAAGAGTAACTCTGTCAATGTAATGGAATATGAGACTTTTACTGAACCACATCCTCGCTAGTGGTTGAAGATCGAACTGGCTTTCTGAAATTGTAATGTAATTTATTAGTATCCCTTTTGATTCATTTTAATTCTTTCTTATCTAATTCTATATGGTGTGGTTCATTCATTAATTGTTCAAGTAGGGTTCTGAATAAAGCTTCACATTCTTGATACAATAACAGAGGAAGTGCTATATTGCAAAGCATTTTCTTCTAATGGATTTGTGGAGAAAATTATCCAAGTCTGTTGATTCCGGTTCAGCCATTCCTTTAGCAGCTGTTTTGTTGATGGTGTTGCCTGATGAGTCATCATTCAGGCATGGGCTGGTCTTCTTAATTATGGGATGCTTCACTCCCTGGAACAGTCCAGCAACTAACAAGTCATCATTCAGGCTGAGGCATCGGCTGATCTACTATGTgttaaatttcagaaaaaacGGGCATGTAGTCTATCACTAGCAACATCGATTTTGTCCCAACTTAACCAGCTACAAAGCTAAATAAATGTGggattttatcacaaaaggcctCGGTGTTATTAGGAGTGGAACTACTTATTATAAGTTAtagtttatttagtcaagttttcaatgtgggactttgtattcttcaacacaCTCCCTCAAATGGGATCACCACATAGTGGGCCACACGTGAAACTAAATCCACATTGATGTTAATCATCTCGGTCTATGTGCAGAGGAAGATTCATAGGTTATAGTTTGAGTCGGAGTCAATCGGGTCGATGGCAACACCCAGTCAAGGTGTGGTCGGTCGGTCGTGTTGGTGGCCATACCCAATCAAGATGTGGCCGGTTTGGGTCGGATTCTGGGTCTGGATTGGGGTCCCGCTCTAATACCATGTTAAATTTCAGAGAGACGAGTCAGCGGCCCACTACTAGCAACTTAACTACCTATAAAGCCCAGTAGGTATgaggttttatcacaaaatgcGTCAGTAATATTAGTAATGgaaccatttattatatattttatttatttagtccAGTTTCCCATGTGGGACTTGGGTCTGTTTGGTATTCAACTTGAATCCaactttttaaactcaaaaataatatttaaggacaaaacaaagaaaacatgtTTGGTAgccctatttttaaaatctcaaactcaagaacaactcaaaaacaccccaattattaaaaataaaaaatatatgtttttctttagtttttttttctagcaactcaccatgcaagttgcataccaaacaagtttttgaatcttaaaaatagatttgaGAATTAATTGcttttaagaaaaatcaaagtttttgagTTTCCTATTTGAATAGGATATACCAAACGCTAGGCCTGGGCACGATCCAGTTAGGCCCGATTCTCAGGCAAAACCAGAATCAAAACTGGCATTGTTCATCCAGTCTAGTCCGGTTCGGATTTAAACTCAAatagtataaaataaaaaaataaaaaaaggaccaACCCGAACTTGTTTATGTCCggtttgattttggtttttcaCGGTTTGGGGCGGCTATTTAGCCTAACTAATATTTTTACAAACATCAATGGAACAAATCAACTGAGTCCATACCCGAAAAACCAAATATGAAGTTATGAACCTTAAAAGATAcacacaataaataaataaataaataatccaGCAAAACAGATCTGAACCTCAACTGAGCTTCAAATTTgcatgaaaaatcaaattccatattcaaacaataaaaaaatcagattcaAGAACTTAACCCAAAATATTCAAGAACCCAGAGCAGCTCTTGGTCAGCTGGGTCGGAACTTACTTTATAACAACGAAATTTGGTTTCCAGGGCAACTTTTGCGATTGATTTTCTTGAGCTTGTCAGTCGAAGTCTTTCCAGCAAGTTTGCCATATACTTTAACCCAACGAGGATATTTTAGAAATTAGTACCACTCCTACTCCAATTTCATATGGTTTAataaacaactttaataggaatctggaatctaattctcttcaatccaactcctcctcaattcaattcgtcctcaattcaattccttctAATCTAATTACGGATTAGTAACATGCCATTGAGGTAGTTTAGGATATCCCTTTGGttcatttttccttcaaacTGTGTGGTTTCTTCATTGTTTTAGATAGGTCCTTAATAAGGCTTGTCAAGTAGAGTTATGGTTATGTTCTTGGCTATAAGTTAACCCATCCATTTTGTAGCTGGCTTCCCCCATGAAATTGGTTCAGGGCCCTAAACATTTCAGTTctcattaaaaattaaattttaaaaaaagaaaaaagaaaaaagaaaagcagtCAATTCTGACTATAAGAAACACGGTCAATGGATACTTTTTCACAAAGGCAGGATGCATGCGTGTACCCTTTGTTAGGAATTTCTGTTTAATATTCAGTTtacaatattttcaaattttataaataatgtCGATGTCACTCcgatttaaatatatatatattttttaattacgTCAAAAAATTACTTGTCACGATATTCATTATTGTAATCTCAATTATGGAGGAATGCATTGGTGTTGTATAGGGTTGACCCACG comes from Prunus dulcis chromosome 6, ALMONDv2, whole genome shotgun sequence and encodes:
- the LOC117630390 gene encoding uncharacterized protein LOC117630390; translated protein: MHGDNRAEEEEMEGEEMDEEFYETIKHLQMAMEAVVQVLHELMVIMRSVHIERPLTRRPITTSGYDYIHKILHEDPEEFRQVYRMYPNVFRKLCTIIRDKTLLQDTRFICVEEMLATFLLTVGQNSRYCLTRKTFDRSHFATSKNFNKVLKALNTLAPEMLAKSRFAVPAKIRESTRFYPYFKDCIGAIDGTHILAMVKGCDVSSYRNRHGKISQNVLAACNFDLEFIYVLSGWEGSAHDSKVLNDALSRRNGLKVPQENESSSSSPLPGNEGDNVEQVFETQEQQRENANEWRVGIASDMWRNAMQDNNGTQR